In one window of Natator depressus isolate rNatDep1 chromosome 12, rNatDep2.hap1, whole genome shotgun sequence DNA:
- the VPS35 gene encoding vacuolar protein sorting-associated protein 35 translates to MPTTQQSPQDEQEKLLDEAIQAVKVQSFQMKRCLDKNKLMDALKHASNMLGELRTSMLSPKSYYELYMAISDELHYLEVYLTDEFAKGRKVADLYELVQYAGNIIPRLYLLITVGVVYVKSFPQSRKDILKDLVEMCRGVQHPLRGLFLRNYLLQCTRNILPDEGEQTDEETTGDISDSMDFVLLNFAEMNKLWVRMQHQGHSRDREKRERERQELRILVGTNLVRLSQLEGVNVERYKQIVLPGILEQVVNCRDALAQEYLMECIIQVFPDEFHLQTLNPFLRACAELHQNVNVKNIIIALIDRLALFAHREDGPGIPADIKLFDIFSQQVATVIQSRQDMPSEDVVSLQVSLINLAMKCYPERVDYVDKVLETTVEIFNKLNLEHIATSSAVSKELTRLLKIPVDTYNNILTVLKLKHFHPLFEYFDYESRKSMSCYVLSNVLDYNTVIVSQEQVDAIMNLVSTLIQDQPDQPAEDPDPEDFADEQSLVGRFIHLLHSDDPDQQYLILNTARKHFGAGGNQRIRFTLAPLVFAAYQLAFRYKENSKVDDKWEKKCQKIFSFAHQTISALIKAELAELPLRLFLQGALAAGETGFENHETVAYEFMSQAFSLYEDEISDSKAQLAAITLIIGTFERMKCFSEENHEPLRTQCALAASKLLKKPDQCRAVSTCAHLFWSGRNTDKNGEELHGGKRVMECLKKALKIANQCMDPSLQVQLFIEILNRYIYFYEKENDVVTIQVLNQLIQKIREDLPNLESTEETEQINKHFHNTLEHLRLRRESPESEGPIYEGLVL, encoded by the exons CCGACAACACAGCAATCTCCTCAAGATGAACAGGAAAAGCTCCTGGATGAAGCCATTCAGGCTGTAAAGGTCCAGTCTTTCCAGATGAAGCGATGCTTG GACAAAAACAAGCTTATGGATGCTCTGAAACATGCCTCCAACATGCTTGGTGAACTGCGGACTTCTATGCTATCTCCGAAGAGCTATTATGAACTCT ATATGGCTATTTCTGATGAGCTACACTATTTGGAGGTATATCTGACAGATGAATTTGCCAAGGGAAGGAAAGTGGCAGATCTTTATGAACTAGTACAGTATGCTGGAAATATTATCCCAAGACT CTATCTGCTGATAACAGTAGGTGTTGTCTATGTCAAGTCCTTTCCTCAGTCCAGAAAAGATATCCTGAAAGATTTGGTGGAAATGTGCCGTGGTGTCCAGCATCCTCTAAGAGGCTTGTTTCTTCGAAACTACCTTCTTCAGTGTACCAGGAATATTTTACCAGATGAAGGCGAACAGACAGA CGAAGAAACCACCGGTGACATCAGTGATTCCATGGATTTTGTGCTGCTGAACTTTGCTGAGATGAACAAACTCTGGGTGCGAATGCAACACCAAGGACACAGTCGAGATAGAGAAAAGAGGGAGCGGGAAAGGCAGGAACTGAGAATCCTAGTGGGAACAAACTTGGTTCGCCTTAGTCAATTGGAAGGCGTTAATGTGGAGAGATATAAACAG ATTGTTTTGCCTGGAATATTGGAGCAAGTAGTAAACTGCAGGGATGCTCTAGCTCAGGAGTATCTCATGGAATGTATTATTCAG GTTTTCCCAGACGAATTTCATCTCCAGACCCTTAACCCTTTTCTCCGAGCCTGTGCGGAATTACACCAAAATGTGAATGTGAAAAACATTATCATCGCTTTAATTGACAG GTTAGCTTTATTTGCTCACCGTGAAGATGGACCAGGGATCCCAGCAGATATTAAGCTTTTTGACATCTTTTCACAGCAGGTGGCCACTGTTATACAG TCTAGACAAGATATGCCTTCAGAGGACGTGGTGTCATTGCAAGTATCGCTTATTAACTTAGCTATGAAATGCTATCCAGAGCGTGTTGACTATGTTGATAAAGTGTTGGAGACAACTGtggaaatatttaataaacttaATCTGGAGCA TATTGCAACAAGCAGTGCTGTTTCAAAGGAGCTAACACGACTTTTAAAGATCCCGGTTGATACCTACAACAATATCCTGACCGTTCTGAAACTAAAGCACTTCCACCCGCTCTTTGAGTACTTTGACTATGAGTCAAGAAAGAGCATGAGTTGTTACGTGCTTAGCAATGTACTGGATTATAACACAGTAATTGTCTCCCAAGAACAG GTTGATGCAATTATGAATCTGGTGTCAACACTGATCCAGGACCAACCAGATCAGCCTGCTGAAGACCCTGACCCTGAGGACTTTGCTGATGAGCAGAGCCTTGTGGGAAGATTTATTCATCTTCTACATTCAGATGATCCTGATCAACAGTATCTG ATTTTGAACACTGCCCGGAAACACTTTGGCGCAGGTGGGAACCAACGTATTCGTTTCACACTGGCTCCCTTGGTTTTTGCTGCATACCAGCTTGCCTTTCGCTACAAGGAGAATTCCAAAGTG gatgacaaatgggaaaaGAAATGCCAGAAGATCTTCTCGTTTGCACATCAGACCATCAGTGCTTTAATCAAAGCAGAATTGGCAGAACTGCCTCTGCGGCTCTTTCTCCAAGGAGCACTGGCTGCTGGAGAAACTGGTTTTGAAAACCACGAAACAGTGGCCTATGAATTCATGTCCCAG GCATTCTCTCTGTATGAAGATGAAATCAGTGATTCAAAAGCACAGCTGGCTGCAATCACCTTGATAATTGGAACATTTGAAAGGATGAAATGCTTCAGTGAGGAGAACCATGAGCCTTTGAGGACTCAGTGTGCACTGGCTGCTTCAAAACTGCTTAAGAAGCCAGACCAGTGCCGGGCTGTAAGCACCTGTGCCCATCTGTTTTGGTCTGGCCGAAACACTGACAAAAATGGAGAGGAG CTTCACGGAGGAAAAAGAGTAATGGAATGCTTGAAAAAGGCTCTAAAGATAGCAAATCAGTGCATGGACCCTTCACTCCAAGTTCAGCTTTTTATAGAAATTCTGAACAGATACATCTATTTTTATGAAAAGGAAAATGATGTG GTGACAATTCAGGTTTTGAATCAGCTCATACAAAAGATACGAGAAGACCTTCCAAACCTTGAATCTACTGAAGAAACTGAACAAATTAACAAACATTTTCATAACACACTGGAGCACCTGCGTTTGAGGAGGGAATCGCCAGAATCTGAAGGGCCAATTTATGAAGGTCTTGTCCTTTAA
- the LOC141996847 gene encoding histamine H3 receptor-like — MQPALELLRQLAQRLQSPTRLPSRQRPASGFPGRAGMARTCALPRPPPSAAAMPGDLPWLNLSSRPAALGNACAAGAGQLLQHHGQFSAGLSVLLAALMGLLVLATVLGNALVILAFVVDRSLRTQGNFFFLNLALADLLVGGFCIPLYIPYVLTGEWKFGKGLCKLWLVVDYLVCTASVFNIVLISFDRFISVTKAVSYRAQKGMTRNAVLKMIIVWIAAFLLYGPAIISWEYIAQKTILPEGECYAEFFYNWYFLMIASTIEFFTPFISVTYFNLSIYINIRKRTPMRNENLAPDQEDCETSFQGKKREHVIFFVKPTDRQRDKKRRASSLSPTRPCSSKLSLCKLDNQSLVFNVGQDLPPLQVDVETKEPRGSLYKAIENVCNTTRRTDIANSMANRVRLSRDKRVAKSLAIIVCVFGLCWAPYTLLMIIRAACHGQCVHHSLYETSFWLLWLNSAINPVLYPLCHMSFRKAFIKLLCPGKAKIHPHIFM, encoded by the exons aTGCAGCCCGCCCTGGAGTTGCTCCGGCAGCTGGCGCAGAGGCTCCAGAGCCCGACTCGCCTTCCGAGCCGGCAGCGCCCAGCGAGCGGCTTCCCGGGCCGGGCCGGGATGGCGCGTACCTGTGCCCTGCCGCGCCCTCCGCCCAGCGCAGCAGCCATGCCCGGGGACCTGCCCTGGCTCAACCTCTCCAGCCGCCCGGCGGCGCTGGGCAACGCGTGCGCGGCCGGCGCGGGGCAGCTGCTTCAGCACCACGGCCAGTTCTCCGCCGGCCTCTCGGTGCTGCTGGCCGCGCTCATGGGGCTGCTGGTGCTGGCCACCGTGCTGGGCAACGCGCTGGTCATCCTGGCCTTCGTGGTGGACCGGAGCCTCCGCACCCAGGGCAACTTCTTCTTCCTCAACCTGGCCCTCGCCGACCTCCTCGTGG GTGGCTTCTGCATCCCTCTCTACATCCCCTACGTGCTGACGGGCGAGTGGAAGTTCGGCAAGGGCTTGTGCAAGCTCTGGCTGGTGGTGGATTACCTGGTGTGCACCGCCTCCGTCTTCAACATTGTCCTCATCAGCTTCGACAGATTCATTTCCGTTACCAAAGCG GTGAGTTACAGAGCTCAGAAGGGGATGACTAGAAATGCCGTATTAAAGATGATAATCGTATGGATTGCAGCTTTTCTTCTCTATGGACCAGCCATCATCAGTTGGGAGTATATTGCTCAAAAAACTATCCTCCCCGAAGGAGAGTGCTATGCTGAATTCTTCTACAATTGGTATTTCCTAATGATTGCTTCCACTATTGAATTCTTTACACCTTTCATTAGCGTTACATACTTTAACTTAAGCATTTACATCAACATAAGGAAACGCACACCCATGAGAAATGAAAACCTAGCACCTGATCAAGAGGACTGTGAAACAAGTTtccaagggaaaaaaagagagcatgtaatattttttgtaaaacctACTGACAGACAGAGAGATAAGAAAAGAAGAGCAAGTAGCCTTTCACCCACTAGACCCTGCAGTTCAAAGCTCAGCTTATGTAAACTTGATAACCAGTCCCTAGTTTTTAATGTCGGTCAAGATTTACCACCCTTACAGGTGGATGTTGAGACTAAAGAACCCAGGGGCAGTCTTTACAAAGCTATAGAAAATGTTTGCAACACCACAAGAAGAACAGATATTGCTAACAGCATGGCAAACAGAGTTAGACTTTCCCGGGACAAACGAGTAGCCAAGTCTTTAGCAATTATTGTCTGTGTGTTTGGTTTGTGTTGGGCTCCTTATACACTTCTGATGATCATTAGAGCAGCTTGTCATGGGCAATGTGTGCATCATTCTCTCTACGAGACTTCATTTTGGCTTCTGTGGCTGAACTCAGCCATTAACCCTGTTTTATACCCACTGTGCCACATGAGCTTTAGAAAAGCTTTTATAAAACTGCTGTGTCCTGGTAAGGCTAAAATCCATCCCCACATTTTTATGTAA